The following are encoded together in the Arcticibacterium luteifluviistationis genome:
- a CDS encoding alpha-amylase family glycosyl hydrolase: protein MTQKVSGKKSDKLTVYQIFTRLFGNTNTTNKFYGSIQENGVGKLADINTNALKSLKQLGISHVWYTGVIEHATMTDYTSFGIKKDNPLVVKGKAGSPYAIKDYYDIDPDLATDVKNRMAEFESLVKRTHEEDLKVIIDFIPNHVAREYKSDVKRDGILNFGEDDDASKAFLPQNNFYYLPGTAFKVPSEVKSPIEVDKAYVENPALATGNDVFSESPSINDWFETIKLNYGVDYQNGHTTHFDPIPDTWLKMKDILLYWSKKGVDGFRCDMAHMVPVPFWTWVIKEVKKEFPDMLFIAEIYDVGLYHDFIFKGGFDYLYDKVGLYDAVRRLMEGNGNANDITKVWQNESGEYANHMLRFLENHDEQRITSQQFAKDAKIGLPAMALSAYLHDGPLMLYFGQEIGLKPNGAEGFQSDDGRTSIFDYWGLDEMARWNNDGKWNLAKLTKEEKELRKAYTLINETATSNEAINSGKFFDLQYANTGNPAYNDSRVYSFLRHSDSQKLLFIFNFDLNNSYNFNLNLPELALGMMGINKDVISIRPVKQINKPIKKQKLTIKENTEINISILENSWQVFEIN, encoded by the coding sequence ATGACTCAGAAAGTGTCCGGCAAAAAATCAGACAAACTAACTGTATATCAAATATTTACAAGGTTATTTGGAAATACTAATACCACTAATAAATTCTACGGAAGCATTCAGGAAAACGGTGTTGGTAAATTGGCCGACATTAATACCAATGCACTAAAGTCTCTTAAACAATTAGGTATTAGCCATGTGTGGTATACGGGTGTAATAGAGCACGCCACCATGACAGATTACACTTCCTTCGGAATCAAAAAAGATAATCCACTCGTTGTCAAAGGAAAAGCAGGCTCTCCGTATGCCATTAAAGACTATTACGACATTGACCCTGACCTTGCCACCGATGTGAAAAACAGAATGGCTGAATTTGAAAGTTTGGTCAAAAGAACCCACGAAGAAGACCTTAAAGTCATCATAGATTTTATTCCAAATCATGTAGCCAGAGAATATAAGTCTGATGTAAAAAGAGATGGCATACTCAACTTTGGGGAAGACGACGACGCATCAAAAGCATTTTTACCACAAAATAATTTCTACTACCTACCTGGCACAGCGTTTAAAGTACCATCAGAAGTTAAGTCTCCTATTGAAGTTGATAAAGCCTATGTAGAGAATCCTGCTTTAGCTACAGGTAACGACGTTTTCTCTGAGTCACCTAGCATTAATGACTGGTTTGAAACCATCAAATTAAATTATGGCGTAGACTACCAAAATGGTCATACCACCCATTTTGACCCAATTCCTGACACTTGGCTAAAAATGAAAGACATACTCCTTTATTGGTCAAAAAAAGGAGTAGACGGTTTTAGATGCGACATGGCACACATGGTTCCAGTGCCGTTTTGGACTTGGGTCATCAAAGAGGTAAAAAAGGAATTCCCAGACATGCTTTTCATTGCCGAAATTTATGATGTAGGCTTATATCATGATTTCATCTTTAAAGGCGGTTTTGATTATTTATATGACAAAGTAGGCCTTTATGATGCAGTAAGAAGGTTGATGGAAGGGAATGGGAATGCTAATGACATTACGAAAGTCTGGCAAAATGAATCTGGTGAATATGCAAATCACATGCTCCGTTTTCTTGAAAACCACGATGAACAGCGTATTACCTCACAACAGTTTGCCAAAGATGCCAAGATTGGATTGCCAGCTATGGCTCTTTCTGCCTATTTACACGATGGTCCATTGATGCTTTATTTTGGACAAGAAATTGGGCTAAAACCAAATGGTGCCGAAGGCTTTCAAAGTGATGATGGAAGAACCTCCATTTTTGACTATTGGGGGCTAGACGAAATGGCCAGATGGAATAATGACGGTAAATGGAACCTAGCAAAACTTACAAAAGAAGAAAAGGAACTTAGAAAAGCCTATACCTTGATTAATGAAACTGCTACATCTAATGAAGCTATTAACTCAGGAAAATTCTTCGACCTTCAATATGCCAATACGGGTAATCCAGCCTATAATGACAGTAGAGTTTATTCATTCTTAAGACATAGCGACTCACAAAAACTGCTTTTCATTTTCAACTTTGACTTGAACAATTCCTACAATTTTAATCTTAACTTGCCAGAACTTGCCTTAGGTATGATGGGGATTAATAAAGATGTAATTTCGATTAGACCAGTCAAGCAAATAAACAAACCAATTAAAAAGCAAAAGCTAACCATCAAAGAAAACACTGAAATCAACATTTCTATTTTAGAAAATAGCTGGCAAGTCTTTGAAATCAATTAA
- a CDS encoding MFS transporter — protein sequence MKAKKPNLSASQIWNMSIGFLGIQMGFALQNGNASRILLNFGADVEELSWFWIVAPLTGMVVQPIVGYFSDKTWTKLGRRRPFFLVGAIIASVGLLLMPNAHLFIKYLPALWVGAGFLMIMDASFNISMEPFRALVADKLNSAQRTQGYAIQTVVIGIGAVIGSWLPYALSNWFDITGSTVGGVASNVVWSFVIGAIILLGTIIWTVSKTSEYTPEEVAKFEDPEESEVLIESSLKSIFVDFKNMPKTMRQLGLVQFFSWFGLFSMWVFATPAIAQHTYGLAATDSSSPLFNEAADWVSVLFGFYNLVSAIYAFALPKIASTFGRKKTHAFSLICGAIGLVSIYFISNPNFLIISMVGIGIAWASILAMPYAILGGAIPPKKMGIYMGIFNFFITIPQIINALVGGPIMKNFFGSQAIYSLVLAGACFVLAAASTALVTDSDEIV from the coding sequence ATGAAAGCAAAAAAGCCCAACCTAAGTGCTAGTCAGATTTGGAACATGAGTATTGGCTTCTTAGGTATTCAGATGGGTTTTGCCCTTCAGAATGGAAATGCAAGCCGTATTTTATTAAACTTTGGTGCTGATGTAGAAGAGCTTTCATGGTTTTGGATTGTGGCACCATTAACGGGAATGGTAGTGCAACCGATAGTAGGCTATTTTTCAGATAAAACTTGGACTAAACTCGGACGAAGAAGACCCTTCTTTTTAGTAGGAGCAATTATTGCATCTGTAGGTTTGCTACTTATGCCTAATGCCCACTTATTCATAAAATATTTACCTGCACTTTGGGTTGGTGCGGGTTTTCTGATGATAATGGATGCCTCCTTTAACATTTCCATGGAGCCTTTTAGAGCTCTAGTGGCAGATAAACTAAACTCAGCACAAAGAACTCAAGGCTACGCTATTCAAACCGTGGTTATAGGAATAGGGGCTGTAATAGGTTCATGGTTACCTTATGCTTTGAGCAATTGGTTTGACATTACAGGAAGTACAGTTGGCGGAGTAGCGTCAAATGTAGTGTGGTCCTTTGTTATAGGAGCCATCATTTTACTTGGTACTATCATTTGGACAGTTTCTAAAACGTCAGAGTATACCCCAGAAGAAGTAGCTAAATTTGAAGACCCAGAGGAATCTGAAGTATTAATAGAGAGCTCTTTAAAAAGCATTTTCGTAGACTTCAAAAATATGCCTAAAACCATGAGGCAACTTGGTTTGGTTCAGTTCTTTTCTTGGTTTGGACTTTTCTCTATGTGGGTATTTGCCACACCCGCCATAGCTCAGCATACCTATGGTTTAGCCGCTACCGACAGCAGTTCTCCCTTATTTAATGAAGCCGCTGACTGGGTAAGCGTATTGTTTGGTTTCTATAACCTAGTGTCTGCCATTTATGCATTTGCATTGCCAAAAATCGCTAGCACCTTTGGTAGAAAAAAGACACATGCTTTCTCCCTTATTTGTGGAGCTATAGGTTTAGTTTCTATTTACTTCATTTCTAATCCAAACTTCCTCATTATATCAATGGTGGGTATTGGTATAGCATGGGCCAGTATTTTGGCAATGCCTTATGCTATACTGGGAGGAGCTATTCCTCCAAAAAAAATGGGAATTTATATGGGGATTTTCAACTTCTTCATCACCATTCCACAGATAATAAATGCTCTGGTAGGTGGACCTATCATGAAGAACTTCTTTGGGAGTCAAGCCATTTACAGTCTGGTTTTAGCTGGAGCTTGCTTCGTCTTGGCTGCAGCCTCTACCGCTTTGGTTACAGATTCTGACGAAATAGTTTAG
- a CDS encoding glycosyl hydrolase 108 family protein, which yields MNQRRINVFILTVSSLIFCFNVNAASFEKYAPKLMHFEGVGYGIHKPIWGERDFSKSEALKIHRQHYWDRFHGDLFESQEVAEVFIDHIINAGSGKSKANIKAFEAIIGAEQDGILTVEDVKRANSFYFAEQIVNPYAKYRVLYYKTRSHVGENPGWIIRAKSFMMRNAFGIVALTDVSLPDSIERRFRHVRL from the coding sequence ATGAATCAAAGACGTATAAACGTTTTTATTTTAACAGTTAGTTCTTTAATTTTTTGTTTTAACGTTAACGCGGCCTCTTTTGAAAAATATGCACCAAAATTGATGCATTTCGAAGGAGTTGGATATGGAATCCATAAGCCGATTTGGGGTGAAAGAGATTTTTCGAAATCTGAAGCCCTTAAAATTCATCGTCAACATTACTGGGATCGCTTCCATGGTGACCTTTTTGAGAGTCAGGAAGTAGCAGAAGTATTTATAGATCATATCATAAATGCAGGTTCAGGTAAGAGTAAGGCCAACATCAAAGCTTTTGAAGCTATTATAGGTGCTGAGCAAGACGGAATTTTGACAGTTGAAGATGTCAAGCGAGCTAATAGCTTTTATTTTGCCGAGCAAATTGTAAATCCATATGCGAAATACAGAGTGCTTTATTATAAAACTAGAAGCCATGTAGGCGAAAATCCAGGATGGATAATCCGAGCGAAATCATTTATGATGCGTAACGCTTTTGGGATCGTTGCTTTGACAGACGTAAGCCTGCCAGATTCAATTGAAAGAAGATTTAGACATGTTAGGCTATAA
- a CDS encoding phytanoyl-CoA dioxygenase family protein, with protein sequence MNYERNKIELEENGYSVLMDLYLDHEISQMLACIENAEQNGNSFMKTEDLFAIRQLIKNVPELSDLMFNKKLTELITDLSASEYFLTKAIYFDKPSASNWFVAYHQDLSISVDKKVDLENYVNWTFKKGQYGVQPPIEILQDTITIRIHLDKTDKNNGALKVIPKSHLKGIVRADSKDWNIENEFVCEVEKGGAMLMKPLTLHASSRTTNGKKRRVIHLEFNKHNLTEPLAWLEHYEIKTSTQQLGSKAAK encoded by the coding sequence ATGAATTACGAAAGAAACAAAATAGAACTTGAAGAAAATGGATATTCCGTTTTAATGGACTTGTATTTGGACCATGAAATAAGTCAGATGCTGGCTTGTATTGAAAATGCTGAGCAAAACGGAAATTCGTTTATGAAAACAGAGGATTTATTTGCGATTAGACAATTAATCAAAAATGTACCTGAATTGAGCGATTTGATGTTCAACAAAAAACTGACTGAATTAATTACTGACCTTTCGGCATCCGAATATTTCCTTACAAAAGCCATTTATTTTGACAAACCTAGTGCATCGAATTGGTTTGTTGCTTACCATCAAGATTTGAGTATTTCAGTTGATAAAAAAGTGGATTTAGAAAATTATGTGAATTGGACTTTTAAAAAAGGACAATATGGAGTTCAGCCACCAATAGAAATTTTACAAGACACAATAACAATCCGAATTCATTTAGATAAAACGGACAAAAACAACGGAGCGTTAAAAGTAATCCCAAAATCTCACTTAAAAGGAATAGTTCGTGCTGACTCGAAAGATTGGAATATAGAAAACGAATTTGTTTGCGAAGTAGAAAAAGGTGGAGCAATGTTAATGAAACCTCTGACTTTACACGCTTCAAGCAGAACAACAAACGGAAAGAAAAGGCGAGTAATACATTTAGAATTTAATAAGCATAATTTGACAGAACCGCTGGCTTGGTTAGAACATTATGAAATAAAAACCAGCACACAACAATTAGGCTCGAAGGCAGCGAAGTAA
- a CDS encoding amidohydrolase — protein MRILLIVLSLFTAFSCKTEDDSSKASLIIHGGTIYTVDEVNPQVEAVAIKDNIILFSGSMEDALNFKGANTEMLDLDGKTMTPGFIEGHGHLMGLGYNELELDLSKTTSYQDIIDLVEVAAKNAKPGEWILGRGWHQSKWSELPASMVKGFQTHEALSAVSPNNPVYLGHASGHAGFANAKAMELAGVTAKPAKKVDGGEIIRYPDGRPTGIFNERAQSIIGRAIPEDSPERIQKAFESAIEACHRNGITSFHDAGIYKETIELYKKMKADGKLKVRLHAMLSSSDSTLLEEWYKKGPSFDEDNLLNIRAIKIHSDGALGSRGAWLLEEYSDMPGHFGHSTIPLERVENIVFKALENGFQVGSHAIGDRANREILDKYELGFEKYPNKSQNHRFRIEHAQHLNPSDIPRFAELNVIPAMQGIHMSSDRPWAIDRLGEQRIKEGAYMWQSLLKSGVPIVNGTDVPVESINPIACFYASVSRKTLKGIPENGYESEQKMTRVQALKSYTIDAAYGAFDEEIKGSIMKGKLADFTIFDQDIMTIPEADILKTKVAMTIFDGQVVYTAK, from the coding sequence ATGAGAATTTTACTTATTGTTTTATCCTTATTTACGGCCTTTTCCTGTAAAACGGAAGATGATTCATCAAAGGCAAGCCTAATTATTCATGGGGGTACTATTTATACCGTGGACGAGGTTAATCCTCAAGTGGAAGCAGTTGCTATTAAAGATAATATAATACTCTTTAGTGGTTCCATGGAAGATGCTTTGAACTTTAAGGGAGCAAACACTGAAATGTTAGATTTAGATGGTAAAACCATGACACCCGGCTTTATAGAGGGACATGGACATTTGATGGGATTGGGATATAATGAATTAGAACTGGATTTAAGCAAAACGACCAGTTATCAGGACATTATTGATTTGGTGGAAGTGGCAGCCAAAAATGCTAAACCAGGGGAATGGATATTAGGGCGAGGTTGGCACCAAAGTAAATGGTCAGAACTTCCAGCATCTATGGTCAAAGGTTTCCAAACCCACGAGGCTTTAAGTGCTGTTTCGCCAAACAACCCTGTTTACTTGGGTCATGCCAGCGGACATGCAGGATTTGCCAATGCCAAAGCCATGGAATTGGCTGGCGTTACCGCCAAGCCTGCAAAAAAAGTAGATGGTGGTGAAATAATTAGATACCCAGACGGAAGACCAACGGGTATTTTTAATGAAAGAGCACAATCCATCATTGGTCGTGCTATACCTGAAGATAGCCCTGAAAGGATTCAAAAAGCCTTTGAGTCGGCCATAGAAGCTTGTCATAGAAATGGAATTACCAGTTTTCATGATGCTGGTATTTATAAGGAAACAATTGAGCTTTATAAGAAAATGAAGGCAGATGGTAAGCTTAAGGTAAGGCTTCATGCCATGTTATCTAGTAGCGACAGCACTTTATTAGAAGAATGGTATAAGAAAGGGCCTTCTTTTGATGAAGATAACCTTCTAAACATAAGAGCTATAAAAATTCATTCAGATGGGGCTTTAGGCTCTAGAGGAGCTTGGTTATTAGAAGAATATTCAGATATGCCCGGTCATTTTGGCCATTCTACTATTCCTTTGGAACGTGTGGAAAATATAGTTTTCAAAGCATTAGAAAATGGCTTTCAGGTTGGTAGCCACGCCATTGGCGATAGAGCCAATAGAGAGATTCTTGATAAATATGAACTAGGTTTTGAAAAGTATCCTAATAAAAGTCAGAACCATAGGTTTAGAATAGAACATGCTCAGCATCTTAACCCGTCGGATATTCCACGATTTGCGGAATTAAATGTAATTCCTGCTATGCAAGGCATTCATATGTCGTCTGATAGGCCTTGGGCCATAGATAGGCTAGGAGAGCAGCGAATAAAAGAAGGTGCTTACATGTGGCAGTCGCTATTGAAGTCAGGAGTGCCCATTGTCAATGGGACGGATGTTCCTGTAGAGTCCATCAATCCAATTGCTTGTTTTTACGCTAGTGTGAGCAGAAAGACTTTGAAAGGAATACCTGAAAATGGTTATGAATCAGAACAAAAAATGACGAGAGTGCAAGCCTTAAAGTCATATACTATAGATGCTGCTTATGGGGCCTTTGATGAAGAAATAAAGGGTTCTATCATGAAAGGCAAGCTAGCTGACTTTACCATTTTTGACCAAGACATTATGACTATTCCAGAAGCCGATATTTTAAAAACTAAAGTGGCTATGACTATTTTTGATGGTCAGGTGGTGTATACTGCCAAGTAG
- a CDS encoding sodium-translocating pyrophosphatase, producing MDPLFYLVPILGIVGLLFMVVKARWVTKQDAGSGKMQEIAKAIADGALAFLKAEWRVMGIFVVAVGLLLTWSGTLVENSHWLIGVAFVIGAVVSAFAGYVGMNIATKANVRTTQAARTSLKDALKVSFTAGSVMGLGVAGLAVLFLSLLFIWFYNMFVSGTGDAHGMEKALEVLAGFSLGAESIALFARVGGGIYTKAADVGADLVGKVEAGIPEDDPRNPATIADNVGDNVGDVAGMGADLFGSYVATILATMVLGREIDSADNFGGWAPILLPMLIAGMGLIFSAISTFFVSVKDDNGNVQNALNIGNWGSMALTAIASYPLVMYVLPENMSIRGEAFTNMDVFYAIILGLVVGAIMSIVTEYYTSMGKKPVQSIVDQSSTGHATNIIGGLAVGMESTVIPILVLAAGIFLSFEFAGLYGVAIAAAGMMATTAMQLAIDAFGPIADNAGGIAEMSELPAEVRERTDTLDAVGNTTAASGKGFAIASAALTALALFAAFVGLSGISSIDIYKADVLAGLFVGAMIPFIFSSLAIAAVGRAAMEMVEEVRRQFREIPGILEGTGKPEYDKCVDISTKASIREMMLPGLITLITPVIVGFTFGPEVLGGLLAGVTVSGVLMGIFQNNAGGAWDNAKKSFEKGVLINGKMEYKGSEAHKAAVTGDTVGDPFKDTSGPSMNILIKLMSIVSLVIAPHIAVDRPTVEKEGYAVFKELPTNRTKMFGENISLGFVEGSMEQRLVDFIEDENSEAGKDNWFEFQNLNFATGSASIDANTMGEVANISQVLKAFPTSKIKIGGYTDNTGDADANLKLSSDRAAAVKSALVGMGINASRIESEGYGIKHPIATNDTEEGRTQNRRIAVSVRKK from the coding sequence ATGGATCCTTTATTTTACTTAGTGCCAATTCTTGGCATTGTTGGACTACTATTTATGGTAGTTAAGGCTCGCTGGGTCACCAAACAAGATGCAGGTAGCGGAAAAATGCAAGAAATTGCAAAAGCTATTGCAGATGGTGCTTTGGCCTTCTTAAAAGCCGAATGGCGAGTGATGGGAATATTTGTGGTAGCCGTAGGTTTACTTTTAACATGGTCAGGAACACTTGTTGAAAATTCTCACTGGCTTATTGGTGTAGCATTTGTAATAGGTGCTGTGGTTTCAGCTTTTGCAGGATATGTGGGAATGAACATTGCCACTAAAGCAAACGTAAGGACTACCCAAGCGGCCCGTACTTCACTGAAAGATGCTTTAAAGGTATCTTTTACTGCTGGTTCTGTCATGGGACTTGGAGTTGCAGGTTTAGCCGTATTGTTTCTAAGTCTATTGTTCATATGGTTCTATAATATGTTTGTTTCCGGTACAGGAGATGCACATGGCATGGAAAAAGCATTAGAGGTATTAGCAGGTTTCTCTTTAGGAGCTGAGTCTATTGCTCTTTTTGCAAGAGTAGGTGGAGGTATTTATACTAAAGCTGCCGATGTAGGAGCAGACTTAGTAGGTAAAGTAGAAGCAGGTATTCCTGAAGATGACCCTCGTAATCCTGCAACTATTGCAGATAACGTAGGCGATAATGTAGGTGATGTAGCAGGTATGGGTGCCGATTTGTTCGGTTCTTATGTAGCTACTATTTTAGCTACCATGGTATTGGGTAGAGAGATTGATTCTGCTGATAATTTTGGTGGTTGGGCTCCTATTTTATTACCAATGCTTATTGCTGGTATGGGATTAATATTCTCAGCTATCAGTACATTCTTTGTAAGTGTTAAAGATGATAACGGAAATGTTCAAAATGCTCTAAATATTGGAAACTGGGGTTCTATGGCTCTTACAGCCATAGCGTCATATCCTTTAGTGATGTATGTTTTACCTGAAAATATGAGCATCAGAGGAGAGGCCTTTACCAACATGGATGTATTTTATGCCATTATTTTAGGTCTTGTGGTAGGAGCAATCATGTCTATTGTTACAGAGTATTATACCTCAATGGGCAAAAAACCTGTTCAGTCTATAGTTGATCAATCTTCTACAGGTCATGCAACCAACATTATTGGAGGTTTGGCAGTAGGTATGGAGTCTACGGTTATTCCAATCTTGGTTTTAGCTGCTGGTATCTTTTTATCATTTGAATTTGCAGGTCTTTATGGTGTTGCTATTGCAGCGGCAGGTATGATGGCTACCACGGCTATGCAGTTGGCTATTGATGCTTTCGGACCTATTGCTGATAATGCAGGTGGTATTGCGGAGATGAGTGAGCTTCCAGCGGAGGTTAGAGAAAGAACAGATACTTTAGATGCTGTAGGTAATACGACTGCTGCTAGTGGTAAAGGTTTTGCTATTGCTTCTGCTGCTTTGACGGCCTTGGCCCTTTTTGCAGCTTTTGTTGGCCTTTCAGGTATTTCATCTATTGATATTTACAAGGCTGATGTACTAGCTGGTCTTTTTGTAGGTGCTATGATTCCTTTCATCTTCTCTTCTTTGGCTATTGCAGCTGTGGGTAGAGCGGCCATGGAAATGGTAGAAGAGGTAAGAAGACAATTCAGAGAGATTCCTGGTATTTTAGAAGGAACAGGGAAACCTGAATATGATAAATGTGTTGATATTTCTACGAAGGCATCTATCAGAGAAATGATGCTTCCAGGTCTTATTACTTTAATTACTCCGGTGATAGTAGGTTTTACTTTCGGACCAGAGGTATTAGGAGGTCTTTTAGCGGGTGTTACTGTTTCAGGTGTTTTGATGGGTATTTTCCAGAACAACGCTGGTGGAGCTTGGGACAATGCTAAGAAGTCTTTTGAAAAAGGTGTTCTGATTAATGGTAAAATGGAGTACAAAGGTTCTGAAGCTCATAAAGCTGCGGTAACTGGTGATACAGTAGGTGATCCATTCAAAGATACTTCAGGACCATCAATGAACATTCTTATCAAATTGATGTCAATCGTTTCTTTGGTAATTGCACCTCATATTGCGGTAGATAGGCCTACGGTTGAAAAAGAAGGTTATGCCGTATTTAAGGAACTACCTACTAACAGAACTAAAATGTTCGGAGAGAACATAAGTCTTGGATTTGTGGAAGGAAGTATGGAGCAGCGACTGGTTGACTTTATTGAAGACGAAAACTCAGAAGCAGGAAAAGACAATTGGTTCGAATTTCAAAACCTAAATTTCGCGACAGGCAGTGCTTCTATAGATGCTAATACGATGGGTGAGGTTGCTAATATTTCTCAAGTATTAAAAGCATTCCCAACTTCGAAGATTAAAATAGGTGGCTATACAGATAACACTGGAGATGCTGATGCAAATCTAAAATTGTCTTCTGATAGAGCTGCAGCGGTTAAATCGGCCTTAGTAGGAATGGGAATTAATGCTAGTCGTATTGAGTCTGAAGGTTATGGTATAAAGCATCCTATAGCTACAAATGATACAGAAGAAGGAAGAACACAAAACCGTAGAATAGCGGTAAGTGTGAGAAAGAAGTAA